A region from the Dendropsophus ebraccatus isolate aDenEbr1 chromosome 1, aDenEbr1.pat, whole genome shotgun sequence genome encodes:
- the CCDC71L gene encoding coiled-coil domain-containing protein 71L, producing MEDEKVVYSRSQLLFAGTKPLEDALEIFVPESKHFMSSDTELWNFLCSLKRDFSPVILRSKDVYGYSSCRSVVPDPSQLSHKKAKEPQPSAAQPKKPPVKRKRRGMRLSCRKRRRGKTAASDESGASSSGCSSPTPSEIPGLLGRSLEDIWKAAAPKLTSFPTIRVRDVSCQAKAAAACRRAQEILQVNLQPVVRIRRFPLVSPWSS from the coding sequence ATGGAAGACGAGAAAGTTGTGTACTCCCGGTCGCAGCTGCTGTTCGCGGGCACGAAACCGCTGGAAGACGCCTTGGAGATCTTCGTGCCGGAGTCGAAGCATTTCATGAGCTCGGACACGGAGCTGTGGAACTTCCTGTGCAGCCTGAAGCGGGACTTCTCCCCGGTCATCCTCCGCAGCAAGGACGTGTACGGCTACTCTTCGTGCCGCTCCGTGGTGCCGGACCCCAGCCAGCTCTCCCACAAGAAAGCCAAAGAGCCGCAGCCGTCCGCCGCCCAGCCCAAGAAGCCGCCGGTGAAGAGAAAGCGGAGAGGCATGAGGCTGAGCTGCAGGAAGCGCCGGCGGGGCAAGACCGCTGCCAGCGACGAGTCCGGGGCCAgcagcagcggctgcagcagtCCGACCCCCTCCGAGATCCCGGGGCTGCTGGGCAGGTCGCTGGAGGACATCTGGAAGGCGGCAGCCCCCAAGCTCACCAGCTTCCCCACCATCCGGGTCAGGGACGTGTCGTGCCAGGCGAAGGCGGCCGCTGCCTGCCGGAGGGCGCAGGAGATCCTGCAGGTCAACCTCCAGCCCGTGGTCCGGATCCGCCGCTTCCCGCTCGTGTCGCCCTGGTCGTCCTGA